The Arcobacter arenosus genome has a window encoding:
- the rplL gene encoding 50S ribosomal protein L7/L12 — MAISKEDVLEYISGLSVLELSELVKEFEEKFGVSAQPVAVAGGAAVAAEAAEEKTEFDVILKDAGAKKINVIKEIRALTGLGLKEAKAMAEEAGAKVKEGVSKEDAEAAKAALEGAGATVELA, encoded by the coding sequence ATGGCAATTTCTAAAGAAGACGTTTTAGAATATATCTCTGGTTTATCTGTATTAGAATTATCAGAATTAGTTAAAGAATTTGAAGAAAAATTTGGTGTATCTGCACAACCTGTTGCAGTTGCTGGTGGAGCTGCAGTTGCTGCTGAAGCTGCTGAAGAAAAAACTGAGTTCGATGTAATCTTAAAAGATGCTGGAGCTAAGAAAATTAACGTAATTAAAGAGATCAGAGCATTAACTGGTCTTGGATTAAAAGAAGCAAAAGCTATGGCTGAAGAAGCTGGAGCAAAAGTAAAAGAAGGTGTTTCTAAAGAAGACGCTGAAGCTGCTAAAGCTGCATTAGAAGGTGCAGGAGCAACTGTAGAATTAGCATAA
- the gpmI gene encoding 2,3-bisphosphoglycerate-independent phosphoglycerate mutase — protein sequence MSKKTLLVITDGIGFNESSNHNAFKNANTPTYDYLFENVPYSLIHTYGEHVGLPNGQMGNSEVGHMTIGSGRVLYQDLVKINIAIKNDTLKDNEVVKSTIKNSNNIHLIGLISDGGVHSHIDHIIALAKISKVMGKKVFVHIITDGRDVAPNCATKYVQQIIDICDEDIKIATISGRYYSMDRDNRWDRVEKGYNAIAFATPKTNDNILDLIENSYKEEIFDEFIVPTAFEGYEGLSENDGVIFCNFRSDRARELSTAIASVDFEEFKTFKGDLNVATMTQYDKNLPLPIIFPKETPKNTLAEVISNAGLSQLHTAETEKYAHVTFFFNGGVEEPVLNETRVLIPSPKVATYDEKPEMSAPEVGVEVRKAMDNETDFIVVNFANGDMVGHTGVYEAGIKAVEAVDKELGLIIQKAKEKNYNLILTSDHGNCEMMKDESGKTLTNHTVGDVFCFVMAENVNKVNTGSLNNIAPTVLKLMDLDIPAEMDEALV from the coding sequence ATGAGCAAAAAAACATTACTTGTGATAACTGATGGTATAGGTTTTAACGAGTCTTCAAACCATAATGCTTTTAAAAATGCAAACACACCAACATATGATTATTTATTTGAAAATGTTCCATATTCTTTAATTCACACATATGGTGAACATGTGGGTTTACCAAATGGACAAATGGGAAATAGTGAAGTTGGACACATGACAATAGGAAGTGGTAGAGTACTTTATCAAGATTTGGTAAAAATTAATATAGCTATTAAAAATGATACTCTAAAAGATAATGAAGTTGTTAAATCAACAATAAAAAACTCTAATAATATTCATTTAATAGGACTTATTAGTGATGGTGGTGTTCATTCTCATATAGATCATATTATAGCTTTAGCAAAAATTTCAAAAGTAATGGGTAAAAAAGTTTTTGTTCATATTATAACTGATGGTAGAGATGTGGCACCTAATTGTGCTACTAAATATGTACAACAAATTATTGATATTTGTGATGAAGATATAAAAATCGCTACTATTTCTGGAAGATATTATTCTATGGATAGGGATAATAGATGGGACAGAGTGGAAAAAGGTTATAATGCAATTGCCTTTGCTACACCTAAAACAAACGATAACATTTTGGATTTAATTGAGAACTCTTATAAAGAGGAAATCTTTGATGAGTTTATAGTTCCAACTGCCTTTGAAGGATATGAAGGTTTAAGTGAAAATGATGGAGTTATTTTCTGTAATTTTAGAAGTGATAGAGCAAGGGAATTATCAACTGCAATTGCAAGTGTAGACTTTGAAGAGTTTAAAACTTTTAAAGGTGATTTAAATGTTGCAACAATGACACAATATGACAAGAATCTTCCTTTACCAATTATTTTTCCAAAAGAAACACCAAAAAATACCCTAGCTGAAGTGATCTCAAATGCAGGTTTATCACAACTTCATACTGCTGAAACAGAAAAATATGCTCATGTTACATTTTTCTTTAATGGAGGAGTTGAAGAACCAGTATTAAATGAGACAAGAGTTTTAATCCCAAGTCCAAAAGTTGCTACTTATGATGAAAAACCTGAAATGAGTGCTCCAGAAGTGGGAGTTGAAGTTCGAAAAGCAATGGATAATGAAACTGATTTTATTGTAGTAAACTTTGCAAATGGTGATATGGTAGGACACACTGGTGTTTATGAAGCTGGAATTAAAGCTGTTGAGGCTGTTGATAAAGAGTTAGGATTAATTATCCAAAAAGCAAAAGAGAAAAACTACAATTTAATTTTAACCAGTGACCATGGAAACTGTGAAATGATGAAAGATGAAAGTGGAAAAACTTTAACTAACCATACCGTTGGAGATGTATTTTGTTTTGTAATGGCAGAAAATGTTAATAAAGTAAATACAGGTAGCTTAAATAATATTGCACCAACTGTTTTAAAACTAATGGATTTAGATATTCCTGCAGAGATGGATGAGGCTTTAGTTTAA
- the rplJ gene encoding 50S ribosomal protein L10, producing MTKQQKAEVIDFLSAEFKGSQAVVVCGYNGVSHKELESLRKDAKENGVKVQVAKNSLVTVAVKNAELGDVELSGNNIFLWSEDQISACKVADKFASANKDKFEIKSGIIEGEIADLNTVMAFAKLPSREELLGMLASVWMGPVRNFTIGLDALRIKKEEEAA from the coding sequence ATGACTAAACAACAAAAAGCTGAAGTAATTGATTTCTTATCTGCTGAGTTCAAAGGTTCACAAGCTGTAGTAGTATGTGGATATAACGGTGTTTCACACAAAGAACTTGAAAGTTTAAGAAAAGATGCTAAAGAAAATGGTGTTAAAGTACAAGTTGCTAAAAATTCATTAGTTACTGTTGCTGTTAAAAACGCTGAATTAGGTGACGTTGAGTTATCTGGTAATAACATTTTCTTATGGTCTGAAGATCAAATCTCTGCTTGTAAAGTTGCTGATAAATTCGCATCTGCTAACAAAGATAAATTTGAAATTAAATCAGGTATCATCGAAGGTGAAATCGCTGATCTTAATACAGTTATGGCATTTGCTAAATTACCATCTAGAGAAGAGCTTCTTGGAATGCTTGCATCTGTATGGATGGGACCAGTTAGAAACTTTACAATTGGGCTTGATGCTCTTAGAATTAAAAAAGAAGAAGAGGCTGCTTAA
- the nusG gene encoding transcription termination/antitermination protein NusG encodes MAHQWYAIQTHSGSELAVKRALERLADEMADERISEVLVPTEDLIEVKKGSKSIVERPLYPAYAFAKIDLDTALWHRIQSMPKVGRFIGESKKPTPLSKKDIDSILDKVQNRAAAKPKISFDEGEMVRINEGPFANFNGVVEDFDMASGILKLNVSIFGRNTPVEITYTQVERVV; translated from the coding sequence ATGGCACATCAATGGTATGCGATTCAAACACACTCAGGTAGTGAATTAGCAGTAAAAAGAGCATTAGAAAGATTAGCTGATGAAATGGCTGATGAAAGAATCTCAGAAGTATTAGTTCCAACTGAAGATCTAATTGAAGTAAAAAAAGGTAGTAAATCAATTGTTGAAAGACCTTTATATCCTGCATACGCATTTGCAAAAATTGATTTAGATACTGCATTATGGCACAGAATTCAATCTATGCCAAAAGTAGGAAGATTTATTGGTGAATCTAAAAAACCTACTCCATTATCAAAAAAAGATATTGATTCAATTTTAGACAAAGTTCAAAATAGAGCTGCTGCAAAACCAAAAATTTCATTTGATGAAGGTGAAATGGTTAGAATCAATGAAGGTCCATTTGCAAACTTCAACGGTGTAGTAGAAGATTTTGATATGGCATCTGGTATTTTAAAACTAAATGTATCAATCTTTGGAAGAAATACTCCAGTAGAGATTACATATACACAAGTAGAAAGAGTAGTTTAA
- the rpmG gene encoding 50S ribosomal protein L33, translated as MGNGVSIKIGLKCEECGDINYTTYKNPKTYTEKMAIKKYSPRLKKHTTHKEVKLKS; from the coding sequence ATGGGTAACGGAGTAAGCATTAAAATTGGATTAAAATGTGAAGAGTGTGGTGATATTAACTATACTACTTACAAAAATCCAAAAACTTATACAGAAAAAATGGCTATTAAAAAATATAGCCCAAGATTAAAAAAACACACAACTCATAAAGAAGTTAAGTTAAAGTCGTAA
- the rplK gene encoding 50S ribosomal protein L11 has protein sequence MAKKVEGILKLQIPAGAANPSPPVGPALGQRGINIMEFCKAFNEKTRDKAGFSIPVEISYYSDKSFTFVLKQPPMTDLIKKISGVKKGSDNALKNKVGKLTKDQIMEIVDMKIADLNTDDKEQAAKIVAGSARSMGIETEF, from the coding sequence ATGGCTAAAAAAGTAGAAGGTATACTTAAACTTCAAATTCCTGCTGGTGCTGCTAACCCATCACCACCAGTTGGTCCAGCTCTAGGTCAAAGAGGGATTAACATTATGGAATTTTGTAAAGCATTTAACGAAAAAACAAGAGATAAAGCAGGTTTTTCTATTCCTGTAGAAATTTCTTATTACAGTGATAAAAGTTTTACATTTGTATTAAAACAACCACCAATGACAGATTTAATTAAAAAAATTTCTGGAGTTAAAAAAGGTTCTGACAATGCACTTAAAAACAAAGTTGGAAAATTAACTAAAGATCAGATTATGGAAATCGTTGATATGAAAATTGCTGATTTAAATACTGATGACAAAGAGCAAGCTGCAAAAATTGTTGCAGGTTCTGCTAGATCAATGGGAATTGAAACAGAATTCTAA
- the murD gene encoding UDP-N-acetylmuramoyl-L-alanine--D-glutamate ligase, whose amino-acid sequence MIRVLGKGLTAQAIKEEFEDVVLYDDSDFDTYNKQSDEITVVSPGIPPYTDMVKNSKNVQSDYDLFADEMPFSIWISGTNGKTTTTQMCQHLLEDKGSLCGGNIGTPISKLDKNVPIWILETSSFTFHYTKKAKPSLYLLLPISEDHISWHGSFEEYKNAKLKPLDMMLEGEIAIIPEEFKDYPTSAMKITYKDSDDLCEYFNIEKEKIKFKEPFLLDALLSMAAKNIIFDELDYEKINSFEIDEHKVEEFFDKENRLWIDDSKATNVDATIKALSSYREKKIFLILGGDDKGANLSPLFEYLKDLDVEIFAIGSNIERINSFCEKFSLKFNRCKILKNAVSEIDKKHDKKALAILSPAAASLDQFSSYKQRGKEFKHFVFNLSLN is encoded by the coding sequence ATGATAAGAGTTTTAGGAAAAGGATTAACTGCCCAAGCAATTAAAGAAGAGTTTGAAGATGTTGTACTATATGATGATAGTGACTTTGATACATATAATAAACAATCAGATGAAATAACCGTTGTAAGTCCTGGAATACCTCCATATACTGACATGGTAAAAAATTCTAAGAATGTGCAAAGTGATTATGACTTATTTGCCGATGAGATGCCCTTTTCAATTTGGATAAGTGGTACAAATGGTAAAACAACAACTACACAAATGTGTCAACATCTTTTAGAAGATAAAGGAAGTCTTTGTGGAGGAAATATTGGAACACCTATCTCCAAGCTTGATAAAAATGTCCCTATATGGATTTTAGAAACATCTTCTTTTACTTTTCACTATACAAAAAAAGCTAAACCATCTTTATATTTATTATTACCAATTTCTGAAGACCATATATCTTGGCATGGAAGTTTTGAAGAATACAAAAACGCAAAATTAAAACCATTAGATATGATGCTTGAAGGGGAAATAGCAATAATTCCTGAAGAATTTAAAGATTACCCAACTAGTGCGATGAAAATTACATATAAAGATAGTGATGATTTATGTGAATATTTTAATATAGAAAAAGAGAAAATAAAATTTAAAGAACCTTTTTTATTAGATGCATTATTATCAATGGCAGCAAAAAATATCATATTTGATGAACTTGACTATGAAAAAATCAATTCATTTGAAATTGATGAACATAAAGTAGAAGAGTTTTTTGATAAAGAGAATAGGCTATGGATTGATGATTCTAAAGCTACAAATGTAGATGCAACTATAAAAGCACTATCATCTTATAGAGAAAAAAAGATTTTTTTAATATTAGGTGGAGATGATAAAGGTGCAAATTTATCACCTTTGTTTGAATATTTAAAAGATCTTGATGTGGAAATATTTGCTATTGGAAGTAATATTGAACGAATAAATTCTTTTTGTGAAAAATTTTCTTTAAAATTTAATAGATGTAAAATACTAAAAAATGCCGTGTCTGAAATTGACAAAAAGCACGATAAAAAGGCACTTGCAATACTATCTCCTGCAGCTGCATCATTAGATCAATTTAGTTCTTACAAACAAAGGGGAAAAGAATTTAAACATTTTGTTTTCAATTTAAGCTTAAATTAA
- the secE gene encoding preprotein translocase subunit SecE — protein MNKFKTYYKNAKEELFKVIFPIKEQIRSAYLSVFVVVTVISLFLALIDAIMSLSLSAVIN, from the coding sequence GTGAACAAATTTAAAACATATTATAAAAATGCTAAAGAAGAACTTTTTAAAGTAATTTTCCCTATTAAAGAACAAATTAGATCTGCATACCTTTCGGTATTTGTAGTTGTAACAGTAATATCATTATTTTTAGCATTAATTGATGCAATCATGTCTCTAAGCTTATCAGCTGTAATAAACTAA
- a CDS encoding ATP-binding cassette domain-containing protein, whose translation MINAVEIKRLKITTKEQELVNIDFKIEDSTALIGQSGSGKSLTLKTILNLLPSNLNLDFDVDSTFELNSSNIGFIPQNPFTSLSPMTKIKNQFFCEEEKKKELFKIVGLEEKFLERFPSQLSGGQLQRVVIAIALSNDIKLLLLDEPTTALDEKSKQIVLDLIKKLQDELNILILFVTHDINSIRDICKNIVIIKDGTVIEKGKTNEILSLPKTNYTKTLINSTFENKEFRK comes from the coding sequence ATGATTAATGCTGTAGAGATAAAAAGACTAAAAATTACTACTAAAGAGCAAGAGTTAGTAAATATAGATTTTAAGATTGAAGACTCTACAGCTTTAATAGGGCAAAGTGGAAGTGGTAAATCTTTAACACTGAAAACAATATTAAATCTATTACCATCAAATTTAAACCTTGATTTTGATGTAGATTCCACCTTTGAATTAAATAGTTCTAATATTGGATTTATTCCTCAAAATCCATTCACATCTTTATCCCCAATGACAAAAATTAAAAATCAATTCTTTTGTGAAGAAGAAAAAAAGAAAGAACTTTTTAAAATTGTAGGATTAGAAGAAAAGTTTTTAGAAAGATTCCCCTCTCAATTAAGTGGTGGTCAATTACAAAGGGTAGTTATTGCAATTGCATTAAGTAATGACATAAAATTACTTTTATTGGATGAACCAACAACAGCCCTAGATGAGAAATCAAAACAAATAGTTTTAGACTTGATAAAAAAACTTCAAGATGAACTAAATATTTTAATACTTTTTGTTACACATGATATTAACTCTATAAGAGATATTTGTAAAAATATTGTTATTATAAAAGATGGAACAGTAATAGAAAAAGGTAAAACAAATGAAATATTATCTTTACCAAAAACTAACTATACAAAAACATTAATCAACTCAACTTTTGAAAACAAAGAATTTAGGAAATAA
- the mraY gene encoding phospho-N-acetylmuramoyl-pentapeptide-transferase, with protein sequence MFYWLYEQFNINIFQYISVRAGIAFFISFILTMYLLPKFVRWARSKKASQPIYEYAPDSHKDKMGTPTMGGVIFIVSTIISSLLTIKLDNFYAIAGILTLLFFSYIGFRDDYSKIAKNKNSAGLSARAKLVYQVLFAFAVSFILFYFNHTTTLYTPFYKFPLFDMGYFAITFWILVMVAASNAVNLTDGLDGLATVPSIMAFVTLSGIVYVSGHAIFSSYLLLPNIKTSGELTIVGIALIGSLIAFLWYNCHPAQVFMGDSGSLPIGAFMGFMAIVAKSEILLVLIGLIFVIETVSVILQVGSYKLRKKRVFLMAPIHHHFEEKGWKENKIIVRFWIISFMANLVALLSLKIR encoded by the coding sequence TTGTTTTATTGGCTTTATGAACAATTTAATATAAATATCTTTCAATATATATCAGTAAGAGCTGGTATTGCTTTTTTTATCTCTTTTATTTTAACAATGTATCTTTTACCAAAATTTGTAAGATGGGCTAGGTCAAAAAAAGCTTCACAACCAATTTATGAATATGCTCCTGATTCTCACAAAGATAAAATGGGAACACCAACTATGGGTGGAGTGATTTTTATAGTATCAACTATTATTTCTTCTTTATTAACAATTAAATTGGATAACTTTTATGCAATTGCCGGGATATTAACCCTATTATTCTTTTCTTATATAGGTTTTAGAGATGATTATTCAAAAATTGCAAAAAATAAAAATAGTGCAGGTTTAAGTGCAAGGGCTAAGTTAGTTTATCAAGTTTTATTTGCCTTTGCTGTTTCGTTTATATTGTTTTATTTTAATCATACAACAACTTTATATACACCATTTTATAAATTTCCACTATTTGATATGGGTTATTTTGCTATAACCTTTTGGATATTAGTAATGGTAGCTGCATCAAATGCAGTAAACTTAACCGATGGTCTTGATGGACTTGCTACAGTTCCTTCTATAATGGCTTTTGTTACCTTGTCAGGAATTGTTTATGTTTCAGGACATGCAATTTTTTCATCTTATCTTTTATTACCAAATATAAAAACATCTGGGGAATTAACCATTGTTGGTATTGCCCTAATTGGTTCTTTAATAGCATTTCTTTGGTATAACTGTCATCCTGCACAAGTATTTATGGGAGATAGTGGTTCTTTACCAATTGGAGCATTTATGGGATTTATGGCAATTGTTGCAAAATCAGAAATATTATTGGTTTTAATAGGTTTAATTTTTGTAATAGAAACAGTATCAGTTATATTACAAGTTGGCTCTTATAAGCTTAGAAAAAAAAGGGTCTTTTTAATGGCTCCTATACATCACCATTTTGAAGAGAAGGGTTGGAAAGAAAACAAAATCATTGTAAGGTTTTGGATAATTTCTTTTATGGCAAATTTAGTTGCATTATTAAGTTTAAAGATACGGTAA
- a CDS encoding penicillin-binding protein 1A → MKYIFTFLLLITIGVAAWLLNLYNEIRFDINQVVNYNPKKTTQIFDNKGKLIANIFDKEHRLYVKYEDIPARVIEALVAIEDTQFFEHAGVNPDAISRAMIKNIKAGGYAEGASTLTQQLIKQVVLSREKKLIRKIKEALLAIRLETILTKEEILERYLNQVYFGHSYYGIKTASQGYFRKNLYELNIKEIAILVGLPKAPSFYDPTRNLKFALTRANQVVKRMHTLGWINKSEYEYAINYVPEVFDDTLTKNKAPYVVDYALKLLKDDIPDIKTGGYKVNLTIDLDAQEIAREALTHGYNGILERDQKLQKNPRNNVDKNNQAVEEGYFVNSLNGAIISIENDTGKILALVGGVDYQESSFNRVIQSKRQPGSAVKPFLYQTALDVGYSPASQLVDIGRTYDYKDNEGNEKKWQPKNYGGKFKGLITLRESLVKSRNLATINLVTDVGINEMYKGLESFGITDMPRDLSITLGSFSISPLYLSMAYSVFSNDGVQVTPYMINSIVDFKDNIINFEPQTKFVKSPEQIFLMKSILQDVVKRGTGRRAGVEGIELAGKTGTTNDNIDAWFCGFSPSIQTIVWYGNDDNTPMRKSEGGGTTAAPAFSYFYNKYLEVHPEIKREFSKPEGVKTSIINGKEEYYTKQSPLPEIETPQVIEKNIQGEVIEF, encoded by the coding sequence ATGAAATATATATTCACCTTTTTATTATTAATTACAATTGGTGTAGCAGCATGGCTACTAAACTTATATAACGAGATTAGATTTGACATTAATCAAGTAGTTAACTATAACCCTAAAAAAACTACTCAAATTTTTGATAATAAAGGGAAACTTATTGCAAATATTTTTGATAAGGAGCATAGACTTTATGTTAAATATGAAGATATACCTGCAAGAGTTATTGAAGCCTTAGTTGCTATTGAAGATACACAATTTTTTGAACATGCAGGGGTAAATCCTGATGCTATCTCAAGAGCTATGATAAAAAATATAAAAGCTGGTGGATATGCTGAAGGAGCTAGTACTTTAACTCAACAATTAATTAAACAAGTTGTTTTAAGTAGAGAAAAAAAGTTAATTAGAAAAATAAAAGAAGCCCTTCTTGCTATTAGACTAGAAACCATTTTAACAAAAGAAGAGATTTTAGAGCGATATTTAAATCAAGTATATTTCGGACATAGTTATTATGGAATTAAAACAGCTTCACAAGGGTATTTTAGAAAAAATCTTTATGAACTAAATATCAAAGAGATTGCTATATTAGTTGGGCTTCCTAAAGCACCAAGTTTTTATGACCCAACAAGGAATTTAAAATTTGCCTTAACAAGAGCAAACCAAGTTGTTAAAAGAATGCATACTTTAGGATGGATTAATAAATCTGAATATGAATATGCTATTAATTATGTTCCAGAAGTTTTTGATGATACACTAACAAAAAATAAAGCACCTTATGTAGTTGATTATGCCTTAAAACTTTTAAAAGATGATATTCCTGATATTAAAACTGGTGGATATAAAGTAAATTTAACTATTGATTTAGATGCGCAAGAGATTGCAAGGGAAGCCTTAACACATGGTTATAATGGAATATTAGAAAGAGATCAAAAACTTCAAAAAAATCCTAGAAACAATGTTGATAAAAATAATCAAGCTGTTGAAGAGGGATATTTTGTTAACTCATTAAATGGTGCAATAATCTCTATAGAAAATGATACAGGAAAGATTTTAGCCTTAGTTGGTGGTGTTGATTATCAAGAATCATCTTTTAACAGGGTTATTCAAAGTAAAAGACAACCTGGATCTGCTGTAAAACCATTTTTATACCAAACAGCTTTAGATGTAGGATATTCTCCTGCTTCACAATTAGTTGATATTGGTAGAACATATGACTATAAAGATAATGAAGGTAATGAGAAAAAATGGCAACCTAAAAATTATGGTGGAAAATTCAAAGGTTTAATTACACTAAGAGAATCATTAGTTAAATCAAGAAACCTTGCAACAATTAACCTTGTAACTGATGTTGGTATCAATGAGATGTACAAAGGATTGGAGTCTTTTGGAATAACTGATATGCCTAGAGATTTATCAATAACATTAGGTTCTTTTTCAATTTCACCACTTTATTTAAGTATGGCATATAGTGTATTTTCAAATGATGGTGTTCAAGTTACACCATATATGATAAACTCAATTGTTGATTTTAAAGATAATATAATAAATTTCGAACCTCAAACAAAATTTGTAAAATCTCCGGAACAAATCTTTCTAATGAAATCAATTCTACAAGATGTTGTAAAAAGAGGAACAGGAAGAAGAGCAGGAGTTGAGGGTATAGAACTTGCAGGTAAAACGGGTACAACTAATGATAATATAGATGCATGGTTTTGTGGATTTTCACCTTCAATTCAAACTATAGTTTGGTATGGAAATGATGATAATACACCAATGAGAAAAAGTGAAGGTGGTGGAACAACTGCAGCTCCAGCTTTTTCTTACTTTTATAATAAATATTTAGAGGTTCATCCTGAAATAAAAAGAGAGTTTTCTAAACCTGAGGGTGTAAAAACTTCAATTATTAATGGTAAAGAAGAATACTATACAAAACAATCTCCACTTCCTGAAATTGAAACACCACAAGTTATAGAAAAAAATATCCAAGGTGAGGTTATAGAGTTTTAA
- the tuf gene encoding elongation factor Tu: protein MAKEKFERTKPHVNIGTIGHVDHGKTTLTAAITMVLGLKNGQATMDYDQIDNAPEERERGITIATSHVEYETETRHYAHVDCPGHADYVKNMITGAAQMDGAILVIASTDGPMAQTREHILLSKQVGVPYIVVFLNKEDQLDDEDKEEMLELVEMEVRELLSEYDFPGDDTPIIAGSAFQALEEAKGGTAGEWSEKIYKLMDEVDAYIPTPERDADQAFLMPVEDVFTIQGRGTVVTGRIEKGTIKLNEEIEIVGFKDTMKTTVTGIEMFRKEMDEGQAGDNAGILLRGIKKEEVQRGQVLIKPGSITPHTKFRAEVYILSKEEGGRHTPFFSGYRPQFYVRTTDVTGSCELPEGTEMVMPGDNVEMTVSLVAPIALEKGTKFAIREGGRTVGAGVVAEVLE, encoded by the coding sequence ATGGCAAAAGAAAAATTCGAGCGAACGAAACCGCACGTAAATATTGGTACTATTGGTCACGTTGACCACGGTAAAACTACTTTAACAGCTGCTATTACTATGGTTTTAGGACTTAAAAATGGTCAAGCTACTATGGACTATGATCAAATTGATAACGCTCCAGAAGAAAGAGAAAGAGGGATTACTATTGCTACTTCTCACGTTGAGTATGAAACTGAAACTAGACACTACGCACACGTAGACTGTCCAGGTCACGCCGATTATGTTAAAAACATGATTACTGGTGCTGCTCAAATGGATGGAGCTATCTTAGTTATCGCTTCTACTGATGGACCAATGGCTCAAACTAGAGAGCACATTCTATTATCTAAACAAGTTGGTGTACCATACATCGTTGTATTCTTAAATAAAGAAGATCAACTTGATGATGAAGATAAAGAAGAGATGTTAGAGTTAGTTGAAATGGAAGTAAGAGAATTACTTTCTGAATATGATTTCCCAGGTGATGATACTCCAATTATTGCTGGTTCTGCTTTCCAAGCTTTAGAAGAAGCTAAAGGTGGTACAGCTGGTGAATGGTCTGAAAAAATCTATAAACTTATGGATGAAGTTGATGCTTATATTCCTACTCCAGAAAGAGATGCTGACCAAGCATTCTTAATGCCTGTAGAAGACGTATTTACTATCCAAGGTAGAGGTACTGTTGTTACTGGTAGAATTGAAAAAGGAACAATTAAACTAAACGAAGAGATTGAAATCGTTGGTTTCAAAGATACTATGAAAACTACTGTTACTGGTATCGAAATGTTTAGAAAAGAGATGGACGAAGGTCAAGCTGGTGATAACGCTGGTATCCTTTTAAGAGGTATTAAAAAAGAAGAAGTTCAAAGAGGACAAGTTCTTATTAAGCCAGGTTCAATTACTCCACACACTAAATTTAGAGCGGAAGTTTATATCCTTTCTAAAGAGGAAGGTGGTAGACACACTCCATTCTTCTCAGGATATAGACCACAGTTCTATGTAAGAACAACAGACGTTACTGGTTCTTGTGAGTTACCAGAAGGTACTGAAATGGTTATGCCAGGTGATAACGTAGAAATGACAGTTTCATTAGTTGCTCCAATTGCTCTAGAAAAGGGAACTAAGTTCGCTATTAGAGAAGGTGGTAGAACTGTAGGTGCTGGAGTTGTTGCTGAAGTACTTGAATAA
- the rplA gene encoding 50S ribosomal protein L1 gives MGKVSKRYKALAEKIEDKNYSLAEACKTVKELKSAKFDESVEVALNLNVDPRHADQMIRGAVVLPNGTGKTVRVAVFAKGAKMDEAKAAGADIVGNDDLVETVQGGEINFDVLIATPDCMGLVGKLGRILGPKGLMPNPKTGTVTMDVTKAVNDAKGGQVAYRVDKKGNMQAAVGKVSFTEEALKENIAAFVAAINKAKPASAKGRYITNAAISLTMSPSVNVDVLELMDIK, from the coding sequence ATGGGAAAAGTTTCAAAAAGATATAAAGCTTTAGCTGAAAAAATTGAAGATAAAAATTATTCACTAGCAGAAGCTTGTAAAACTGTAAAAGAATTAAAATCAGCAAAATTTGATGAGTCTGTTGAAGTTGCATTAAACTTAAACGTTGACCCAAGACATGCTGACCAAATGATTAGAGGTGCTGTTGTACTTCCAAATGGTACTGGTAAGACTGTTAGAGTAGCTGTTTTTGCTAAAGGTGCAAAAATGGATGAAGCTAAAGCTGCTGGTGCAGATATTGTTGGTAATGATGATTTAGTTGAAACTGTACAAGGTGGAGAGATTAACTTTGATGTTTTAATCGCAACTCCAGATTGTATGGGACTAGTAGGTAAATTAGGTAGAATTTTAGGACCAAAAGGTTTAATGCCAAATCCTAAAACTGGTACTGTAACTATGGACGTAACTAAAGCAGTTAATGATGCTAAAGGTGGTCAAGTTGCATATAGAGTTGATAAAAAAGGTAACATGCAAGCAGCTGTTGGAAAAGTTTCATTCACAGAAGAAGCTTTAAAAGAAAACATTGCGGCATTTGTTGCAGCTATTAACAAAGCTAAACCAGCATCTGCTAAAGGTAGATATATTACTAATGCAGCAATTTCATTAACAATGTCACCATCTGTTAATGTTGATGTATTAGAATTAATGGATATTAAATAA